From a single Pongo pygmaeus isolate AG05252 chromosome 12, NHGRI_mPonPyg2-v2.0_pri, whole genome shotgun sequence genomic region:
- the GPR45 gene encoding probable G-protein coupled receptor 45 gives MNRKSQLVLTKTDISPQDHSSAPEVHRHPGRCSQQTKNGSHRSAEGSPPGHFCPSSKGLSTMACNSTSLEAYPYLLLNTSNASDSGSTQLPAPLRISLAIVMLLMTVVGFLGNTVVCIIVYQRPAMRSAINLLLATLAFSDIMLSLCCMPFTAVTLITVRWHFGDHFCRLSATLYWFFVLEGVAILLIISVDRFLIIVQRQDKLNPRRAKVIIAVSWVLSFCIAGPSLTGWTLVEVPARAPQCVLGYTELPADRAYVVTLVVAVFFAPFGAMLCAYMCILNTVRKNAVRVHNQSDSLDLRQLTRAGLRRLQRQQQVSVDLSFKTKAFTTILILFVGFSLCWLPHSVYSLLSVFSQRFYCGSSFYATSTCVLWLSYLKSVFNPIVYCWRIKKFREACIELLPQTFQILPKVPERIRRRIQPSTVYVCNENQSAV, from the coding sequence ATGAATCGCAAATCCCAGCTAGTGCTCACAAAGACGGACATTTCTCCCCAAGACCATTCCAGTGCCCCAGAGGTCCACAGACATCCAGGAAGATGCAGCCAGCAGACAAAGAATGGCAGCCACCGAAGCGCTGAGGGGAGCCCTCCCGGCCATTTCTGTCCCAGCTCCAAGGGTCTCTCCACGATGGCCTGCAACAGCACGTCCCTTGAGGCTTACCCATACCTGCTGCTGAACACCAGCAACGCCTCGGACTCCGGGTCCACCCAGTTGCCCGCacccctcaggatctccttggcCATAGTGATGCTGCTGATGACCGTGGTGGGGTTCCTGGGCAACACTGTGGTCTGCATCATCGTGTACCAGAGGCCGGCTATGCGCTCGGCCATCAACCTGCTGCTGGCCACTCTGGCCTTCTCCGACATCATGCTGTCCCTCTGCTGCATGCCCTTCACCGCCGTCACCCTCATCACCGTGCGCTGGCACTTTGGGGACCACTTCTGCCGCCTCTCAGCCACTCTCTACTGGTTTTTTGTCCTGGAGGGCGTGGCCATCCTGCTCATCATCAGCGTGGACCGCTTCCTCATCATCGTCCAGCGCCAGGACAAGCTGAACCCGCGCAGGGCCAAGGTGATCATCGCGGTCTCCTGGGTGCTGTCCTTCTGCATCGCGGGGCCCTCGCTCACGGGCTGGACATTGGTGGAGGTGCCGGCGCGGGCCCCACAGTGCGTGCTGGGCTACACGGAGCTCCCCGCTGACCGCGCCTACGTGGTCACCTTGGTGGTGGCCGTGTTCTTCGCGCCCTTTGGCGCCATGCTGTGCGCCTACATGTGCATCCTCAACACGGTCCGCAAGAACGCCGTGCGCGTGCACAACCAGTCGGACAGCCTGGACCTGCGGCAGCTCACCAGGGCGGGTCTGCGGCGCCTGCAGCGGCAGCAACAGGTCAGCGTGGACTTGAGTTTCAAGACCAAGGCCTTCACCACCATCCTGATCCTCTTCGTGGGCTTCTCCCTCTGCTGGCTGCCCCACTCCGTCTACAGCCTCCTGTCTGTGTTCAGCCAGCGCTTTTACTGCGGTTCCTCCTTCTACGCCACCAGCACCTGCGTCCTGTGGCTCAGTTACCTCAAGTCCGTCTTCAACCCCATCGTCTACTGCTGGAGAATCAAAAAATTCCGCGAGGCCTGCATAGAGTTGCTGCCCCAGACCTTCCAAATCCTCCCCAAAGTGCCTGAGCGGATCCGAAGGAGAATCCAGCCGAGCACAGTCTACGTGTGCAATGAAAACCAGTCTGCGGTCTAG